The Falco naumanni isolate bFalNau1 chromosome 1, bFalNau1.pat, whole genome shotgun sequence genome window below encodes:
- the USP53 gene encoding inactive ubiquitin carboxyl-terminal hydrolase 53 isoform X2, with translation MAWVKFLRKPGGNLGKVYQPGSILSLAPTKGLLNEPGQNSCFLNSAVQVLWQLDIFRRSLRSLTGHVCQGDACIFCALKAIFSQFQHSREKALPSDNMRHALAESFKDEQRFQLGFMDDAAECFENILERIHFHLVPNSETDMCTSKSCISHQKFAMTLYEQCVCRSCGASSDPLPFTEFVRYISTTALCNEVERMMERHERLKPEMFAELLQAANTTDDYRKCPSNCGQKIKIRRVLMNCPEIVTIGLVWDSEHSDLTEEVMRNLATQLYLPGLFYRVTDENAKNSELFLVGMICYTSRHYCAFAFHTKSCKWVLFDDANVKEIGTKWKDVVSRCIRCHFQPLLLFYANPDGTAVSPEDAPKQIIHWSQCKAAGGNGEDLDHLKENGIGDPTNQRSNKKLQPENSAFSRSHIQASGGRGPAKLGYSDQKDRLKDISRECAQKAADMKNFTSLRKDADRGPRKEPGRQRDLIGEDRSNVKLGSPPVGNGFRHCADQRIYSSQGRGSYKHDSAAHQAKLSVQAFGSNKPEAFPTGEKPTGRTRTDGVTGYDTDTSQDSRDKGSIISGRSRTKGWKPMRETLNVDSIFSETEKKQHSPKHKANLNSKPKHEKERSFNHWPKENQIQKGLMTIYEDETKQDTGSRSSLDSEGKGNAEKSKGFTERKIHGDNWQIQRTESGYESSDHISNGSANPDSPVIEGINQTDIKNVKESASCRKELAGCLSAPYLDGEQNLSTKKADNVLHPVSQQNRNFYDLRRDQLSSEVNYRPHLNFPAELHLQVPSPSVKRAEISETNRKLFPSSALQPVLKDIVKSEPRSKANEQNASEWLNPDKFEKVNVPVYCADGVSHPYTENVCGRKLINNDFHSSSQLQSHHTKTFGPKVGLSPCVPQNLSERPMVLPPAGEHAGHSLRRADALWVPEAVYQNLPPPLPPKKYALNTSPGSENSSAADVKSTEVLQNNPLRQTGTPLKSTAEASAFINEQRLKEPFPGNELFVHKPDSPPRLPVNDFWTVSENFLKKGSRHTGPSASYVDGNDSVSLTTYFSVDSCMTDTYRMKYHQRPKLYFTDSGSFHKEKHPPPAGAELSATYHATLEPRRPTSEQRYKANAEGIHCSR, from the exons ATGGCATGGGTGAAATTCTTAAGAAAACCTGGGGGTAACCTTGGAAAAGTTTATCAGCCCGGAAGTATACTGTCCCTGGCCCCTACAAAAGGCTTATTAAATGAACCAGGacaaaacagctgctttctcaATAGTGCTGTTCAG gtaTTATGGCAACTTGACATATTTCGACGAAGTTTAAGAAGTTTGACTGGACATGTGTGTCAGGGAGATGCGTGCATATTTTGTGCATTAAAG GCAATATTTTCACAATTTCAACACAGTCGAGAAAAAGCACTCCCATCAGATAACATGAGACATGCCCTGGCAGAAAGTTTTAAGGATGAACAGCGTTTCCAGCTTGGATTCATGGATGATGCAGCAGAATGTTTT gAAAATATCCTTGAGAGGATTCATTTTCACTTAGTGCCAAACAGTGAAACAGATATGTGCACTTCAAAATCCTGTATTTCTCATCAGAAGTTTGCTATGACACTGTACGAACAG TGTGTATGTCGCAGTTGTGGAGCATCATCAGACCCATTGCCTTTTACAGAATTTGTGCGTTATATTTCTACCACAGCCTTGTG CAATGAAGTTGAAAGAATGATGGAGAGGCATGAACGTCTCAAGCCGGAAATGTTTGCAGAattgctgcaggcagcaaatACTACAGATGACTACAGAAAGTGTCCT AGTAACTGTggtcaaaaaataaaaattcgTCGTGTTCTTATGAATTGTCCTGAGATCGTCACGATCGGTTTAGTCTGGGATTCAGAACACTCTGATCTGACAGAAGAGGTTATGCGGAACCTGGCAACACAACTTTATCTTCCTGGG ctgttctATAGGGTTACGGATGAAAATGCCAAAAATAGTGAACTTTTTCTTGTGGGAATGATTTGCTACACAAGTCGACATTACTgtgcctttgcttttcacacGAAGAGTTGCAAATGGGTGCTGTTTGATGATGCGAATGTAAAAGAG atcggaacaaaatggaaagatgtGGTCTCCAGGTGCATTAGATGTCACTTTCAACCGTTGTTGCTATTTTATGCTAACCCAGATGGCACAGCTGTATCTCCAGAAGATGCTCCAAAGCAGATTATTCACTGGTCTcagtgcaaagcagcaggaggaaatggCGAAGACTTGG ACCACTTGAAAGAGAATGGAATTGGAGACCCCACTAACCAAAGAAGTAATAAGAAACTTCAGCCAGAGAATTCAGCGTTCAGTAGAAGCCATATTCAAGCTAGTGGCGGTAGAGGTCCAG CTAAGTTAGGTTACAGCGATCAAAAGGACAGGCTAAAGGACATATCCCGAGAGTGTGCTCAGAAAGCTGCCGATATGAAAAACTTCACGTCTTTACGAAAAGATGCAGACCGAGGACCAAGAAAAGAGCCTGGGAGACAGAGAG ATTTGATTGGGGAAGATCGTTCCAACGTGAAGTTGGGGTCTCCTCCAGTTGGAAATGGATTTAGACACTGTGCTGATCAGCGCATATACAGCAGCCAGGGAAGAGGCTCCTATAAGCATGATAGCGCAGCTCACCAAGCAAAGCTTTCTGTACAGGCCTTTGGATCAAATAAACCAGAAGCTTTTCCTACTGGGGAGAAACCAACGGGAAGGACCCGGACCGATGGTGTCACTGGCTATGATACAGACACCAGTCAAGACTCTAGGGACAAAGGCAGTATCATCAGTGGCAGAAGCAGAACTAAAGGTTGGAAACCTATGCGAGAGACGCTAAATGTAGACAGCATTTTCAGTgagactgagaaaaaacagcacaGCCCAAAGCACAAGGCAAATCTGAACAGTAAACCTAAGCATGAAAAGGAGCGAAGCTTTAACCATTGGCCAAAAGAGAACCAAATCCAGAAAGGTTTGATGACTATATAtgaagatgaaacaaaacaggatACAGGAAGCCGAAGTTCACTGGAttcagagggaaaagggaatgctgaaaaaagcaaaggatttacagagagaaaaatccatGGTGATAACTGGCAAATTCAGAGGACAGAATCTGGATATGAAAGCAGTGATCATATCAGCAATGGATCTGCAAATCCAGACTCGCCTGTTATTGAAGGAATTAATCAAACGGATATCAAGAATGTTAAAGAAAGTGCTTCCTGCAG gaaggaacTGGCAGGGTGTTTGTCAGCTCCCTATCTGGATGG TGAACAGAACCTGTCAACCAAAAAAGCTGACAATGTGTTACATCCAGTATCCCAGCAGAACAGAAACTTTTATG ACTTGAGGAGGGACCAGCTCAGTTCAGAAGTTAACTACAGACCTCATCTTAATTTCCCAGCGGAATTACATTTGCAGGTGCCCAGTCCTTCAGTAAAGAG agCTGAAATATCTGAGACCAATAGGAAACTATTCCCATCATCAGCTCTACAGCCAGTTCTTAAAGACATTGTCAAGTCAGAACCTAGGAGCAAGGCAAATGAACAGAATGCTTCAGAGTGGCTTAATCCAGACAAATTTGAGAAGGTGAATGTGCCGGTATATTGTGCTGATGGTGTATCCCATCCCTATACGGAAAATGTCTGTGGAAGGAAGCTGATAAACAATGACTTTCACTCCTCTTCCCAACTGCAGTCTCATCACACAAAAACGTTTGGTCCCAAGGTGGGGTTGTCACCTTGTGTGCCACAAAATCTGTCAGAAAGGCCCATGGTGCTTCCCCCTGCCGGTGAGCATGCCGGGCACTCGCTCCGAAGGGCAGATGCTCTTTGGGTGCCTGAAGCAGTGTACCAGAATCTTCCTCCCCCTTTACCGCCGAAGAAATATGCTCTGAATACTTCGCCAGGATCAGAAAATAGCTCGGCAGCTGACGTAAAATCGACGGAAGTGTTGCAAAATAATCCTTTAAGGCAAACGGGTACACCTTTAAAATCCACAGCAGAAGCAAGCGCATTTATAAACGAACAAAGGCTTAAAGAACCATTTCCAGGGAATGAACTGTTTGTTCATAAACCGGATTCTCCACCCCGCTTACCAGTTAATGACTTTTGGACTGTGTCcgaaaactttttaaagaaaggatcTCGTCATACGGGACCAAGTGCTAGCTATGTGGACGGCAATGATAGCGTATCCCTAACGACTTACTTTTCGGTAGATAGTTGTATGACTGACACATACAGGATGAAATATCATCAGAGACCCAAGCTGTATTTTACAGATAGCGGAAGctttcacaaagaaaagcatCCTCCACCAGCTGGAGCAGAACTGAGTGCTACGTACCATGCTACTCTTGAGCCCAGGCGTCCCACATCCGAGCAAAGGTACAAGGCAAACGCAGAAGGCATACACTGCAGTAGATAG
- the USP53 gene encoding inactive ubiquitin carboxyl-terminal hydrolase 53 isoform X3 → MAWVKFLRKPGGNLGKVYQPGSILSLAPTKGLLNEPGQNSCFLNSAVQVLWQLDIFRRSLRSLTGHVCQGDACIFCALKAIFSQFQHSREKALPSDNMRHALAESFKDEQRFQLGFMDDAAECFENILERIHFHLVPNSETDMCTSKSCISHQKFAMTLYEQCVCRSCGASSDPLPFTEFVRYISTTALCNEVERMMERHERLKPEMFAELLQAANTTDDYRKCPSNCGQKIKIRRVLMNCPEIVTIGLVWDSEHSDLTEEVMRNLATQLYLPGLFYRVTDENAKNSELFLVGMICYTSRHYCAFAFHTKSCKWVLFDDANVKEIGTKWKDVVSRCIRCHFQPLLLFYANPDGTAVSPEDAPKQIIHWSQCKAAGGNGEDLGFEKHSASKSDHLKENGIGDPTNQRSNKKLQPENSAFSRSHIQASGGRGPAKLGYSDQKDRLKDISRECAQKAADMKNFTSLRKDADRGPRKEPGRQRDLIGEDRSNVKLGSPPVGNGFRHCADQRIYSSQGRGSYKHDSAAHQAKLSVQAFGSNKPEAFPTGEKPTGRTRTDGVTGYDTDTSQDSRDKGSIISGRSRTKGWKPMRETLNVDSIFSETEKKQHSPKHKANLNSKPKHEKERSFNHWPKENQIQKGLMTIYEDETKQDTGSRSSLDSEGKGNAEKSKGFTERKIHGDNWQIQRTESGYESSDHISNGSANPDSPVIEGINQTDIKNVKESASCSEQNLSTKKADNVLHPVSQQNRNFYDLRRDQLSSEVNYRPHLNFPAELHLQVPSPSVKRAEISETNRKLFPSSALQPVLKDIVKSEPRSKANEQNASEWLNPDKFEKVNVPVYCADGVSHPYTENVCGRKLINNDFHSSSQLQSHHTKTFGPKVGLSPCVPQNLSERPMVLPPAGEHAGHSLRRADALWVPEAVYQNLPPPLPPKKYALNTSPGSENSSAADVKSTEVLQNNPLRQTGTPLKSTAEASAFINEQRLKEPFPGNELFVHKPDSPPRLPVNDFWTVSENFLKKGSRHTGPSASYVDGNDSVSLTTYFSVDSCMTDTYRMKYHQRPKLYFTDSGSFHKEKHPPPAGAELSATYHATLEPRRPTSEQRYKANAEGIHCSR, encoded by the exons ATGGCATGGGTGAAATTCTTAAGAAAACCTGGGGGTAACCTTGGAAAAGTTTATCAGCCCGGAAGTATACTGTCCCTGGCCCCTACAAAAGGCTTATTAAATGAACCAGGacaaaacagctgctttctcaATAGTGCTGTTCAG gtaTTATGGCAACTTGACATATTTCGACGAAGTTTAAGAAGTTTGACTGGACATGTGTGTCAGGGAGATGCGTGCATATTTTGTGCATTAAAG GCAATATTTTCACAATTTCAACACAGTCGAGAAAAAGCACTCCCATCAGATAACATGAGACATGCCCTGGCAGAAAGTTTTAAGGATGAACAGCGTTTCCAGCTTGGATTCATGGATGATGCAGCAGAATGTTTT gAAAATATCCTTGAGAGGATTCATTTTCACTTAGTGCCAAACAGTGAAACAGATATGTGCACTTCAAAATCCTGTATTTCTCATCAGAAGTTTGCTATGACACTGTACGAACAG TGTGTATGTCGCAGTTGTGGAGCATCATCAGACCCATTGCCTTTTACAGAATTTGTGCGTTATATTTCTACCACAGCCTTGTG CAATGAAGTTGAAAGAATGATGGAGAGGCATGAACGTCTCAAGCCGGAAATGTTTGCAGAattgctgcaggcagcaaatACTACAGATGACTACAGAAAGTGTCCT AGTAACTGTggtcaaaaaataaaaattcgTCGTGTTCTTATGAATTGTCCTGAGATCGTCACGATCGGTTTAGTCTGGGATTCAGAACACTCTGATCTGACAGAAGAGGTTATGCGGAACCTGGCAACACAACTTTATCTTCCTGGG ctgttctATAGGGTTACGGATGAAAATGCCAAAAATAGTGAACTTTTTCTTGTGGGAATGATTTGCTACACAAGTCGACATTACTgtgcctttgcttttcacacGAAGAGTTGCAAATGGGTGCTGTTTGATGATGCGAATGTAAAAGAG atcggaacaaaatggaaagatgtGGTCTCCAGGTGCATTAGATGTCACTTTCAACCGTTGTTGCTATTTTATGCTAACCCAGATGGCACAGCTGTATCTCCAGAAGATGCTCCAAAGCAGATTATTCACTGGTCTcagtgcaaagcagcaggaggaaatggCGAAGACTTGG GATTTGAAAAGCATTCTGCTTCTAAATCAGACCACTTGAAAGAGAATGGAATTGGAGACCCCACTAACCAAAGAAGTAATAAGAAACTTCAGCCAGAGAATTCAGCGTTCAGTAGAAGCCATATTCAAGCTAGTGGCGGTAGAGGTCCAG CTAAGTTAGGTTACAGCGATCAAAAGGACAGGCTAAAGGACATATCCCGAGAGTGTGCTCAGAAAGCTGCCGATATGAAAAACTTCACGTCTTTACGAAAAGATGCAGACCGAGGACCAAGAAAAGAGCCTGGGAGACAGAGAG ATTTGATTGGGGAAGATCGTTCCAACGTGAAGTTGGGGTCTCCTCCAGTTGGAAATGGATTTAGACACTGTGCTGATCAGCGCATATACAGCAGCCAGGGAAGAGGCTCCTATAAGCATGATAGCGCAGCTCACCAAGCAAAGCTTTCTGTACAGGCCTTTGGATCAAATAAACCAGAAGCTTTTCCTACTGGGGAGAAACCAACGGGAAGGACCCGGACCGATGGTGTCACTGGCTATGATACAGACACCAGTCAAGACTCTAGGGACAAAGGCAGTATCATCAGTGGCAGAAGCAGAACTAAAGGTTGGAAACCTATGCGAGAGACGCTAAATGTAGACAGCATTTTCAGTgagactgagaaaaaacagcacaGCCCAAAGCACAAGGCAAATCTGAACAGTAAACCTAAGCATGAAAAGGAGCGAAGCTTTAACCATTGGCCAAAAGAGAACCAAATCCAGAAAGGTTTGATGACTATATAtgaagatgaaacaaaacaggatACAGGAAGCCGAAGTTCACTGGAttcagagggaaaagggaatgctgaaaaaagcaaaggatttacagagagaaaaatccatGGTGATAACTGGCAAATTCAGAGGACAGAATCTGGATATGAAAGCAGTGATCATATCAGCAATGGATCTGCAAATCCAGACTCGCCTGTTATTGAAGGAATTAATCAAACGGATATCAAGAATGTTAAAGAAAGTGCTTCCTGCAG TGAACAGAACCTGTCAACCAAAAAAGCTGACAATGTGTTACATCCAGTATCCCAGCAGAACAGAAACTTTTATG ACTTGAGGAGGGACCAGCTCAGTTCAGAAGTTAACTACAGACCTCATCTTAATTTCCCAGCGGAATTACATTTGCAGGTGCCCAGTCCTTCAGTAAAGAG agCTGAAATATCTGAGACCAATAGGAAACTATTCCCATCATCAGCTCTACAGCCAGTTCTTAAAGACATTGTCAAGTCAGAACCTAGGAGCAAGGCAAATGAACAGAATGCTTCAGAGTGGCTTAATCCAGACAAATTTGAGAAGGTGAATGTGCCGGTATATTGTGCTGATGGTGTATCCCATCCCTATACGGAAAATGTCTGTGGAAGGAAGCTGATAAACAATGACTTTCACTCCTCTTCCCAACTGCAGTCTCATCACACAAAAACGTTTGGTCCCAAGGTGGGGTTGTCACCTTGTGTGCCACAAAATCTGTCAGAAAGGCCCATGGTGCTTCCCCCTGCCGGTGAGCATGCCGGGCACTCGCTCCGAAGGGCAGATGCTCTTTGGGTGCCTGAAGCAGTGTACCAGAATCTTCCTCCCCCTTTACCGCCGAAGAAATATGCTCTGAATACTTCGCCAGGATCAGAAAATAGCTCGGCAGCTGACGTAAAATCGACGGAAGTGTTGCAAAATAATCCTTTAAGGCAAACGGGTACACCTTTAAAATCCACAGCAGAAGCAAGCGCATTTATAAACGAACAAAGGCTTAAAGAACCATTTCCAGGGAATGAACTGTTTGTTCATAAACCGGATTCTCCACCCCGCTTACCAGTTAATGACTTTTGGACTGTGTCcgaaaactttttaaagaaaggatcTCGTCATACGGGACCAAGTGCTAGCTATGTGGACGGCAATGATAGCGTATCCCTAACGACTTACTTTTCGGTAGATAGTTGTATGACTGACACATACAGGATGAAATATCATCAGAGACCCAAGCTGTATTTTACAGATAGCGGAAGctttcacaaagaaaagcatCCTCCACCAGCTGGAGCAGAACTGAGTGCTACGTACCATGCTACTCTTGAGCCCAGGCGTCCCACATCCGAGCAAAGGTACAAGGCAAACGCAGAAGGCATACACTGCAGTAGATAG
- the USP53 gene encoding inactive ubiquitin carboxyl-terminal hydrolase 53 isoform X1, protein MAWVKFLRKPGGNLGKVYQPGSILSLAPTKGLLNEPGQNSCFLNSAVQVLWQLDIFRRSLRSLTGHVCQGDACIFCALKAIFSQFQHSREKALPSDNMRHALAESFKDEQRFQLGFMDDAAECFENILERIHFHLVPNSETDMCTSKSCISHQKFAMTLYEQCVCRSCGASSDPLPFTEFVRYISTTALCNEVERMMERHERLKPEMFAELLQAANTTDDYRKCPSNCGQKIKIRRVLMNCPEIVTIGLVWDSEHSDLTEEVMRNLATQLYLPGLFYRVTDENAKNSELFLVGMICYTSRHYCAFAFHTKSCKWVLFDDANVKEIGTKWKDVVSRCIRCHFQPLLLFYANPDGTAVSPEDAPKQIIHWSQCKAAGGNGEDLGFEKHSASKSDHLKENGIGDPTNQRSNKKLQPENSAFSRSHIQASGGRGPAKLGYSDQKDRLKDISRECAQKAADMKNFTSLRKDADRGPRKEPGRQRDLIGEDRSNVKLGSPPVGNGFRHCADQRIYSSQGRGSYKHDSAAHQAKLSVQAFGSNKPEAFPTGEKPTGRTRTDGVTGYDTDTSQDSRDKGSIISGRSRTKGWKPMRETLNVDSIFSETEKKQHSPKHKANLNSKPKHEKERSFNHWPKENQIQKGLMTIYEDETKQDTGSRSSLDSEGKGNAEKSKGFTERKIHGDNWQIQRTESGYESSDHISNGSANPDSPVIEGINQTDIKNVKESASCRKELAGCLSAPYLDGEQNLSTKKADNVLHPVSQQNRNFYDLRRDQLSSEVNYRPHLNFPAELHLQVPSPSVKRAEISETNRKLFPSSALQPVLKDIVKSEPRSKANEQNASEWLNPDKFEKVNVPVYCADGVSHPYTENVCGRKLINNDFHSSSQLQSHHTKTFGPKVGLSPCVPQNLSERPMVLPPAGEHAGHSLRRADALWVPEAVYQNLPPPLPPKKYALNTSPGSENSSAADVKSTEVLQNNPLRQTGTPLKSTAEASAFINEQRLKEPFPGNELFVHKPDSPPRLPVNDFWTVSENFLKKGSRHTGPSASYVDGNDSVSLTTYFSVDSCMTDTYRMKYHQRPKLYFTDSGSFHKEKHPPPAGAELSATYHATLEPRRPTSEQRYKANAEGIHCSR, encoded by the exons ATGGCATGGGTGAAATTCTTAAGAAAACCTGGGGGTAACCTTGGAAAAGTTTATCAGCCCGGAAGTATACTGTCCCTGGCCCCTACAAAAGGCTTATTAAATGAACCAGGacaaaacagctgctttctcaATAGTGCTGTTCAG gtaTTATGGCAACTTGACATATTTCGACGAAGTTTAAGAAGTTTGACTGGACATGTGTGTCAGGGAGATGCGTGCATATTTTGTGCATTAAAG GCAATATTTTCACAATTTCAACACAGTCGAGAAAAAGCACTCCCATCAGATAACATGAGACATGCCCTGGCAGAAAGTTTTAAGGATGAACAGCGTTTCCAGCTTGGATTCATGGATGATGCAGCAGAATGTTTT gAAAATATCCTTGAGAGGATTCATTTTCACTTAGTGCCAAACAGTGAAACAGATATGTGCACTTCAAAATCCTGTATTTCTCATCAGAAGTTTGCTATGACACTGTACGAACAG TGTGTATGTCGCAGTTGTGGAGCATCATCAGACCCATTGCCTTTTACAGAATTTGTGCGTTATATTTCTACCACAGCCTTGTG CAATGAAGTTGAAAGAATGATGGAGAGGCATGAACGTCTCAAGCCGGAAATGTTTGCAGAattgctgcaggcagcaaatACTACAGATGACTACAGAAAGTGTCCT AGTAACTGTggtcaaaaaataaaaattcgTCGTGTTCTTATGAATTGTCCTGAGATCGTCACGATCGGTTTAGTCTGGGATTCAGAACACTCTGATCTGACAGAAGAGGTTATGCGGAACCTGGCAACACAACTTTATCTTCCTGGG ctgttctATAGGGTTACGGATGAAAATGCCAAAAATAGTGAACTTTTTCTTGTGGGAATGATTTGCTACACAAGTCGACATTACTgtgcctttgcttttcacacGAAGAGTTGCAAATGGGTGCTGTTTGATGATGCGAATGTAAAAGAG atcggaacaaaatggaaagatgtGGTCTCCAGGTGCATTAGATGTCACTTTCAACCGTTGTTGCTATTTTATGCTAACCCAGATGGCACAGCTGTATCTCCAGAAGATGCTCCAAAGCAGATTATTCACTGGTCTcagtgcaaagcagcaggaggaaatggCGAAGACTTGG GATTTGAAAAGCATTCTGCTTCTAAATCAGACCACTTGAAAGAGAATGGAATTGGAGACCCCACTAACCAAAGAAGTAATAAGAAACTTCAGCCAGAGAATTCAGCGTTCAGTAGAAGCCATATTCAAGCTAGTGGCGGTAGAGGTCCAG CTAAGTTAGGTTACAGCGATCAAAAGGACAGGCTAAAGGACATATCCCGAGAGTGTGCTCAGAAAGCTGCCGATATGAAAAACTTCACGTCTTTACGAAAAGATGCAGACCGAGGACCAAGAAAAGAGCCTGGGAGACAGAGAG ATTTGATTGGGGAAGATCGTTCCAACGTGAAGTTGGGGTCTCCTCCAGTTGGAAATGGATTTAGACACTGTGCTGATCAGCGCATATACAGCAGCCAGGGAAGAGGCTCCTATAAGCATGATAGCGCAGCTCACCAAGCAAAGCTTTCTGTACAGGCCTTTGGATCAAATAAACCAGAAGCTTTTCCTACTGGGGAGAAACCAACGGGAAGGACCCGGACCGATGGTGTCACTGGCTATGATACAGACACCAGTCAAGACTCTAGGGACAAAGGCAGTATCATCAGTGGCAGAAGCAGAACTAAAGGTTGGAAACCTATGCGAGAGACGCTAAATGTAGACAGCATTTTCAGTgagactgagaaaaaacagcacaGCCCAAAGCACAAGGCAAATCTGAACAGTAAACCTAAGCATGAAAAGGAGCGAAGCTTTAACCATTGGCCAAAAGAGAACCAAATCCAGAAAGGTTTGATGACTATATAtgaagatgaaacaaaacaggatACAGGAAGCCGAAGTTCACTGGAttcagagggaaaagggaatgctgaaaaaagcaaaggatttacagagagaaaaatccatGGTGATAACTGGCAAATTCAGAGGACAGAATCTGGATATGAAAGCAGTGATCATATCAGCAATGGATCTGCAAATCCAGACTCGCCTGTTATTGAAGGAATTAATCAAACGGATATCAAGAATGTTAAAGAAAGTGCTTCCTGCAG gaaggaacTGGCAGGGTGTTTGTCAGCTCCCTATCTGGATGG TGAACAGAACCTGTCAACCAAAAAAGCTGACAATGTGTTACATCCAGTATCCCAGCAGAACAGAAACTTTTATG ACTTGAGGAGGGACCAGCTCAGTTCAGAAGTTAACTACAGACCTCATCTTAATTTCCCAGCGGAATTACATTTGCAGGTGCCCAGTCCTTCAGTAAAGAG agCTGAAATATCTGAGACCAATAGGAAACTATTCCCATCATCAGCTCTACAGCCAGTTCTTAAAGACATTGTCAAGTCAGAACCTAGGAGCAAGGCAAATGAACAGAATGCTTCAGAGTGGCTTAATCCAGACAAATTTGAGAAGGTGAATGTGCCGGTATATTGTGCTGATGGTGTATCCCATCCCTATACGGAAAATGTCTGTGGAAGGAAGCTGATAAACAATGACTTTCACTCCTCTTCCCAACTGCAGTCTCATCACACAAAAACGTTTGGTCCCAAGGTGGGGTTGTCACCTTGTGTGCCACAAAATCTGTCAGAAAGGCCCATGGTGCTTCCCCCTGCCGGTGAGCATGCCGGGCACTCGCTCCGAAGGGCAGATGCTCTTTGGGTGCCTGAAGCAGTGTACCAGAATCTTCCTCCCCCTTTACCGCCGAAGAAATATGCTCTGAATACTTCGCCAGGATCAGAAAATAGCTCGGCAGCTGACGTAAAATCGACGGAAGTGTTGCAAAATAATCCTTTAAGGCAAACGGGTACACCTTTAAAATCCACAGCAGAAGCAAGCGCATTTATAAACGAACAAAGGCTTAAAGAACCATTTCCAGGGAATGAACTGTTTGTTCATAAACCGGATTCTCCACCCCGCTTACCAGTTAATGACTTTTGGACTGTGTCcgaaaactttttaaagaaaggatcTCGTCATACGGGACCAAGTGCTAGCTATGTGGACGGCAATGATAGCGTATCCCTAACGACTTACTTTTCGGTAGATAGTTGTATGACTGACACATACAGGATGAAATATCATCAGAGACCCAAGCTGTATTTTACAGATAGCGGAAGctttcacaaagaaaagcatCCTCCACCAGCTGGAGCAGAACTGAGTGCTACGTACCATGCTACTCTTGAGCCCAGGCGTCCCACATCCGAGCAAAGGTACAAGGCAAACGCAGAAGGCATACACTGCAGTAGATAG